The sequence below is a genomic window from Canis lupus familiaris isolate Mischka breed German Shepherd unplaced genomic scaffold, alternate assembly UU_Cfam_GSD_1.0 chrUn_S417H577, whole genome shotgun sequence.
ATGGGGTGTGGGCTTGGTGGGAGGCACTGAGACCCCTCAGGGAGACCTTCTCCATgcccccccaaccctctctctgccccacacctggagcccagagcagagggggtggggagcatcgtACTCCCCAGtctggtggcacctggacccgGGGGAACAGCAGATGCTCAGGAGGGCCGGTGAGGGCTCCCGGACCaggcggcccccgccccgtgggagaagggagattagagtcagtggaaggacacccccgGGGGCCCCTCGGGAGGGAGgcagcacagagacacaggaaggaaggTGGCAGTCCCGGGCggctcctggcaaggcctggcaggacacagagcccgagccctcctgccttggagcttcccagagcaacagtgtgtgcagtgagggcaatgacagGCCAGACGCCCCCCGTCCCCTGATGCCTGCCGGTGGACTtaaggggcaggtgggcagggaccaggctgaggagggagccctgctTCCCCAGGAGAGACGCTGATGGTCACCCcgctgggcctgggctccccacacagaggttgcatcccagcccctcctcggggagcaggcctgtggcaggcaggaccaCCAGGTGGCAGGGGGGACGAGGAGCAGGACTGGTCTCCGACACCCTGCGCGGAAGGCCgggtcctgcagggcttccccgggacacctgcatgtgACAGAGCCCTGTCTTCTGATGCCTGTTCccgcctgtccctccccagggccatgtCCTTCATGATGGAAATATGGCTGAATTATTATGGGGACGACTTTCATCAGTTCCCAGAATTTCCCTCCCTTATAAAACTCCTGGAATTGTTAAGACAGCACATGCCAGGCACAGATGCGCATCTCCGGGCCCTGCGTCACCTGAGGCAATTCAGACGCCTCCATGCAGCAGAGCGAGAGGCTGGGGTTGAGGAGGACTGGGGGTGGCCgagctggggatgggggggggccGCAGATCCAGCCTCCTTGCTGCTGGACCAGGAGCATGGGGTGGGCTCACACCCCACCCCacgggctgcagcctggggacacctcccagggctcttgccCTCACACACATCGAGTGGCGGGAAGAGTGGCCTTGATTTGGGAGGGACGTGGACAGTCTGTCCTGGTGgtgatactttgtcttcttggatcTACAGCTTCGGCCCGAGGAAAACACCCTGAACCCACTCTGGAATGCACCCCAGCTCCAACCGTGGGGCCTGCTGCCCCGTggggcctggctgctggggctgagggcttggcCTGCGATGAGCCGCCTGCTGGGGAGGCAAAGCCCCTGCAGATAGTGGTCACTGCTGCCCTGCAggagccccctgcacccctgggagCCCTGGAAGAGGAGCAGGCACCACCCCCTGCTCTCGAGGTCGTGGATGTGCCCCAGCCACCTCCTAACTTGATGGAGCAACTGGCCTCGGGGATGGAGCAACCTGTTGAACCACCCGAGGAGCCCGCCCCAGCTCCAACTGTGGAGCCTGGGGAAGGTTCCGGGTCTGAAGGGATAGTGGCTGCTGGAGATGAGGACTTGGTCAAGGCAGAGATGCTGGCTCCTGAGGTGAAGGTGGTGCACGTGCTGGTCGAACCTATGTTTCCCTGCCCCTATGAGGAGGAGCCACCTGCTCCCATGGCCACCCCGGAAGAGTAGGCCCTGGTGCCTGCAATCGGGGTCCCCAGAGGGCCAGACCTGCAACCTGCCTCTGGAACAACCTGCTTCGATCCGTTAGCAGCCCCCTGACCACCTCGGGggcccgccccagctcccaccgCGGGGCTCGTGATGGCTACAGCCCAACAGAGGCTTGCCCTCCCCTGTTATttcactgtttctattttttgagtttttctttaaccTGTATAATAGCTTATAGAGTTTTATTGCAATAAAGGATAAGTTAACTTCACACAAAATTgactctgatgcttttaaattacacatcgtggtactttaggtccattcacagtgtcagaggccccagagcccagggcactgggagACACAGCCGAGGATCTGGGGCTTCCCCagcacaggcagaggccgggaggacaaaGGACAGCCAGGTCTCTCCTGCCGCCgggtggccccgagctgtgcagatcgtgCCCCTACCCTGGAGCACCCAGACCCCTGCACattgggagctgcagtagttactgtgggagctgactccagagctggacagCTGGCCGCCGCTACtgtggttgtccctcctggtgtcaccctgtaccttggcctgagcaggggcctcacaggataaagaaTCCCACTGAATTGTAGACCTGGTagagggctgggcagctcccccaggtgcacacacctgagaatcagcacagcaggcccctcccccagaagaccagctcgAAGGTcagaggaaaagcaagttattgaccaagcagcctggaaagttccaggggaagtcaagggatttacagtatatggaatcagaggatactccccttgttttttcttttctgtttgtttctgttgtttccccacccccttttttattcttttttatttcttcttttttttccccctttttctcctttttccagtacaacatgttgttggccactctgcactgagcaaactgactagaaggaaaaactcacctcaatactaaaaatcagaaacagtcctctctcccacagagttacaaaatttcgaatacaattcaatgtcagaaagccaattcagaagcactattatacaactactggtggctctagaaaaaagcataaaagattcaagagacttcatgactgcagaatttagagctaatcaggccaaaattaaaaatcaattaaatgagatgcaatcaaaactggaggtcctaacgacaagggttaatgaggtagaagaacgagtgagtgacatagaagacaagttgatggcaagtatggaaactgagtaaaaaaatagaaagacaattaaaagaccatgaggataggttaagggaaataaatcacagcctcagaaggaaaaatctacgtttaattggggttcctgagggcgccgcaagggacagaggtccagaaactgtatttgaacaaatcatagctgagaacttccctaactggGGGAGGgtaataggcattcagatccaggagatagagagatcccccccctaaaatcaataaaaatcgtcaacacctcgacatttaatagtgaagctttgcaaattccaaacataaagagaagatccttaaagcagcaagagataagaaatcactaacttttatggggagaagcattaggacaatagcagacctctccacagagacctggcaggcgaGAAAGCGTcagcaggatatagtcagggtcctaaatgaaaagaacctgcagccaagaatactttatccagcaaggttctcattcagaatagcaggagagataaagagcttccaagataggcagaaactgaaagaatatgtgaccaccaagctggctctgccagaaatattaagggggaccctgtgaaagaaagaggaggtccAAGGGAActatccacaaaaacagggactgaataggtatcatgatgacactaaatccatatctttcaatagtaactctgaacgtgaatgggcttaatgaccccatcagaaggtgcagggtttcagactggataaaaaagcaagacccatctatttgctgtcttcaagagactcattttggacaaaaggacacctacagcctgaaaataaaaggttggagaaccatggaccattcaaatagtcctcaaaagaaagcaggggtagccatccttatatcagagaaattaaagtgtgtcccaaagactgtagtgagagatgaagagggacactatatcatactaaaag
It includes:
- the LOC102153922 gene encoding ral guanine nucleotide dissociation stimulator-like isoform X1; protein product: MFSCCRPTSGGSGSQEPQGCGLFLCCRQWLQHRYQGVRAVIRRRRQSSTRVVGREQDEGVVCPTASRSREVPCAANGGQRGLRGAGAAAGKGHQIVLTKLTRTELLEYKVRQLLLALQRRDVIYIFSFLEDYRTFATTDEVLDLLFTEYGCIADAWGNNDVVLQCWKLAMSFMMEIWLNYYGDDFHQFPEFPSLIKLLELLRQHMPGTDAHLRALRHLRQFRRLHAAEREAGASARGKHPEPTLECTPAPTVGPAAPWGLAAGAEGLACDEPPAGEAKPLQIVVTAALQEPPAPLGALEEEQAPPPALEVVDVPQPPPNLMEQLASGMEQPVEPPEEPAPAPTVEPGEGSGSEGIVAAGDEDLVKAEMLAPEVKVVHVLVEPMFPCPYEEEPPAPMATPEE
- the LOC102153922 gene encoding ral guanine nucleotide dissociation stimulator-like isoform X2 gives rise to the protein MFSCCRPTSGGSGSQEPQGCGLFLCCRQWLQHRYQGVRAVIRRRRQGAGAAAGKGHQIVLTKLTRTELLEYKVRQLLLALQRRDVIYIFSFLEDYRTFATTDEVLDLLFTEYGCIADAWGNNDVVLQCWKLAMSFMMEIWLNYYGDDFHQFPEFPSLIKLLELLRQHMPGTDAHLRALRHLRQFRRLHAAEREAGASARGKHPEPTLECTPAPTVGPAAPWGLAAGAEGLACDEPPAGEAKPLQIVVTAALQEPPAPLGALEEEQAPPPALEVVDVPQPPPNLMEQLASGMEQPVEPPEEPAPAPTVEPGEGSGSEGIVAAGDEDLVKAEMLAPEVKVVHVLVEPMFPCPYEEEPPAPMATPEE